In one Prosthecochloris aestuarii DSM 271 genomic region, the following are encoded:
- a CDS encoding ATP-binding response regulator, with amino-acid sequence MKIIERMQASFQEGTQISQFNMIAAAIIGGTGHFLLYFVYKYLFQHNWENLPFRLVAVVLSIGVLLRLRYPDFLGKYFLYFWHFMLIYMLPFIITLFALKNNFEQPWLYWEIFMIFVLMSFVPNMFMFLFDLLSGLAAAYAVFLISSPNTEIISTFSVAEYSIVAVFSIVAGYVFSLSNIRGIVAQEKNTALQMLAASIAHEMRNPLGQVKFSFEKILQELPIEHQEKMVEQISADALDRVYLSVAQGQMAVNRGGQIINMLLNETKNKSIDQDNFTYCSCQSITRKALDEYGYESDEERRKLTLDVQEDFFIRVDETLYIFVLFNLIINAFYFIKPYPDARITIRIEKGASRNRVYVRDTGPGIPSENLDKLFDAFFTSGKKGGTGLGLAYCKRVMHAFQGDIVCDSVEGEYTEFMLTFQKEEADKLNDFRNAMISEYKALFNNKRLLIVDDEMVDRQKIVEQLKPFNVSISEAENGQQAIDQLQKKRYDVVLMNLNMPVMNGYEATESIRSGKAGQSLSNIPIIGFTSSPPYIARAKSEKVGMQGFIAKPVEEFELITNIATALKAASINGKATFAGLTILLVDDATVIRLSLKGMLEKLQINIVEAVNGTRAIEHLKNNGHPCDLILMDFQMPGLDGLETTRIIRNELGSHHKNIPIIGLSGESDEREIAKALHAGMNDYLYKPVDNYLLINKIGRWVNTKQTLQSECL; translated from the coding sequence TCTACTTCGTCTACAAATACCTCTTCCAGCACAACTGGGAAAACCTCCCTTTCCGGCTTGTTGCGGTAGTGCTCTCCATAGGAGTCTTGTTAAGGCTGCGCTATCCGGACTTTCTGGGAAAATATTTTCTCTATTTCTGGCATTTCATGCTCATCTACATGCTGCCGTTTATCATCACCCTGTTCGCATTAAAGAACAATTTTGAACAGCCCTGGCTCTACTGGGAAATTTTCATGATTTTCGTGCTCATGTCGTTCGTACCGAACATGTTTATGTTCCTCTTCGATCTGCTTTCGGGTCTTGCTGCTGCCTACGCGGTTTTTCTCATAAGCTCGCCGAACACTGAAATCATCTCAACATTTTCCGTCGCCGAATATTCTATTGTTGCCGTCTTTTCAATCGTTGCCGGCTACGTCTTCAGCTTAAGCAACATCAGAGGCATTGTCGCTCAGGAGAAAAACACTGCATTGCAAATGCTGGCGGCAAGTATCGCCCATGAAATGAGAAATCCTTTGGGACAGGTCAAATTCAGTTTCGAAAAAATTCTCCAGGAACTGCCGATCGAGCATCAGGAAAAAATGGTTGAGCAGATTTCGGCAGATGCGCTTGACCGGGTTTACCTGAGTGTTGCCCAGGGACAGATGGCAGTTAACCGCGGGGGCCAGATTATCAACATGCTTCTCAATGAAACAAAAAACAAATCTATCGATCAGGACAACTTCACCTACTGCTCCTGCCAGAGTATCACCCGAAAAGCCCTTGATGAATATGGCTATGAATCTGATGAAGAACGCAGAAAACTGACGCTTGATGTCCAGGAGGACTTTTTCATACGGGTCGATGAAACACTCTACATCTTTGTGCTCTTTAATCTGATTATCAATGCATTCTATTTTATAAAGCCCTACCCTGATGCGCGAATCACCATCCGTATCGAAAAGGGAGCATCGAGAAACAGAGTCTACGTACGAGATACCGGTCCGGGCATTCCTTCTGAAAATCTCGACAAACTGTTTGATGCCTTTTTCACCTCCGGAAAAAAAGGCGGAACAGGGCTTGGTCTGGCTTACTGCAAAAGAGTCATGCACGCTTTTCAGGGCGATATCGTCTGCGACTCTGTCGAGGGAGAGTATACCGAGTTTATGCTGACCTTTCAGAAGGAGGAAGCCGACAAGCTGAATGATTTCCGAAACGCCATGATCAGCGAATATAAAGCACTGTTCAATAACAAGCGGCTACTGATCGTCGATGATGAAATGGTTGACCGCCAGAAAATCGTCGAGCAACTCAAGCCGTTCAACGTCAGCATAAGCGAAGCAGAAAACGGGCAACAGGCCATCGATCAGCTTCAAAAGAAACGCTATGATGTTGTTCTGATGAACCTGAACATGCCGGTCATGAACGGTTACGAGGCAACGGAATCCATACGGAGCGGCAAGGCAGGTCAATCGCTGAGCAACATTCCAATTATCGGGTTCACATCCTCCCCGCCCTACATTGCCAGAGCAAAATCGGAAAAAGTCGGCATGCAGGGATTTATAGCCAAGCCTGTCGAGGAGTTCGAACTCATCACCAACATTGCAACCGCCCTCAAAGCGGCATCAATCAATGGGAAAGCAACCTTTGCCGGCCTGACAATACTGCTTGTTGATGATGCTACCGTCATACGGCTTTCACTGAAAGGCATGCTTGAAAAATTACAGATCAACATTGTCGAAGCCGTCAATGGAACCAGAGCTATTGAACACCTGAAAAACAACGGTCACCCCTGTGACCTCATCCTGATGGATTTTCAAATGCCTGGACTTGATGGTCTGGAAACGACCAGAATCATCCGCAATGAGCTGGGTAGCCATCATAAAAACATCCCCATTATAGGGCTCAGTGGCGAATCTGATGAACGTGAAATCGCAAAAGCACTGCATGCCGGCATGAATGACTATCTCTACAAGCCGGTTGACAATTACCTGCTGATCAACAAAATCGGCAGGTGGGTCAACACGAAACAAACGCTACAAAGCGAATGTCTTTAG
- a CDS encoding class I SAM-dependent methyltransferase, which yields MVEKKGPEKSDYKALHKEIDRIGILLEQSSPDIQYADLLAVISPVLTTETMQGFAFNKPHGYPGDYEIIDRIYRKWKSEKEDFRRWDEFFHAQKATIAVRNRKKIFLNVLSSSEMLNQERQVLNIGSGPGRDMLEFFERHPDAAVCFDCIDYDEDSITYASKLCEPYLNRITFHCKNIFRYKPEKKYDIIWSAGLFDYLDDRQFIFLVEKLYAHLKPGGSMIIGNFSIQNPTKKYMELFGKWFLYHRHEDELIDLALQAGINSQNIDVFSEQLNVNLFLRIVKP from the coding sequence ATGGTAGAAAAAAAGGGTCCTGAAAAATCAGACTATAAAGCCCTTCACAAAGAGATCGACCGGATAGGAATTCTTCTGGAGCAGTCCTCGCCGGACATTCAATACGCTGACCTGCTTGCTGTCATCTCGCCGGTACTGACGACCGAAACCATGCAGGGATTCGCATTTAATAAACCGCATGGATACCCGGGCGACTACGAGATCATCGACAGAATATACAGAAAGTGGAAATCCGAAAAAGAGGACTTCAGGCGCTGGGATGAATTTTTTCATGCCCAGAAAGCAACGATCGCGGTCAGGAACAGAAAAAAAATCTTTTTGAACGTCCTGTCGTCGTCAGAGATGCTCAATCAGGAACGGCAAGTCCTCAATATCGGCAGCGGTCCGGGAAGGGACATGCTTGAATTTTTTGAACGCCACCCGGATGCAGCGGTATGCTTCGACTGTATCGATTATGACGAAGATTCTATAACCTACGCATCGAAACTCTGCGAACCCTACCTGAATCGTATCACATTCCACTGTAAAAACATCTTCAGATATAAACCTGAAAAAAAGTATGACATCATCTGGTCAGCAGGGTTATTCGATTATCTGGACGATCGCCAGTTCATCTTTCTGGTCGAAAAGCTCTACGCCCACCTGAAACCCGGAGGGTCTATGATTATCGGCAATTTCTCCATACAGAATCCAACCAAAAAGTACATGGAACTCTTCGGCAAGTGGTTCCTCTACCATCGGCATGAAGATGAATTAATCGATCTGGCTCTCCAGGCAGGCATCAACAGTCAAAATATCGATGTCTTCAGTGAACAACTCAACGTCAATCTCTTCCTGCGTATCGTCAAACCCTGA